A window of the Rhodoferax sp. GW822-FHT02A01 genome harbors these coding sequences:
- a CDS encoding SprT family zinc-dependent metalloprotease: MLPLLRYTLDLFSTEPVVKPQEPPVSAAPPRRREGAHIPGVPLQGVIAPAQFAHPQANREVRIQDAVIAYAFARAKRRTIGFVVGPDGLVVRAPRWTPLHEVDAALQEKGSWILRKLQESRERQQRAHSARVQWRDGVAIPFMGEDITVLLDPAHGFSGRGAQLKPGGEGGASQTLHVGLPKAATADQIRDAVQAWLMRQAQANFKERMDHFAPLLGVQWKKLRLSSAGTRWGSASADGSIRLNWRLIHYRQPVIDYVVAHELSHLRVMDHSAQFWNTVATVVPDYQQLRSQLKDDAIPKW, from the coding sequence ATGCTCCCCCTGCTGCGCTACACACTGGACCTGTTTTCCACCGAGCCTGTGGTCAAGCCGCAGGAGCCTCCTGTATCTGCAGCGCCCCCCAGGCGGCGCGAAGGCGCTCACATTCCCGGCGTGCCCCTGCAAGGTGTCATCGCGCCAGCCCAATTTGCACATCCGCAGGCCAACCGCGAAGTACGCATACAGGATGCCGTCATTGCCTACGCCTTTGCCCGGGCCAAGCGCAGAACCATTGGTTTTGTTGTGGGCCCTGATGGATTGGTGGTGCGTGCGCCGCGCTGGACGCCTTTGCATGAAGTGGATGCCGCGTTACAGGAGAAGGGCAGTTGGATTCTGCGCAAGCTACAGGAGTCGCGGGAGCGCCAGCAGCGTGCGCACAGTGCGCGCGTGCAGTGGCGCGACGGTGTCGCCATCCCGTTCATGGGGGAAGACATCACCGTGCTGCTGGACCCTGCGCACGGCTTCAGCGGCAGAGGCGCGCAACTCAAGCCGGGGGGAGAAGGCGGTGCATCGCAAACCCTGCATGTGGGCCTGCCCAAGGCCGCCACGGCCGACCAGATCCGCGATGCGGTGCAGGCCTGGCTGATGCGCCAGGCCCAGGCCAACTTCAAGGAACGCATGGACCACTTTGCGCCGCTACTGGGCGTGCAGTGGAAGAAACTGCGGCTGAGCAGCGCTGGCACCCGCTGGGGCAGTGCCAGTGCGGACGGCTCCATCCGGCTCAACTGGCGCCTGATTCATTACCGTCAGCCGGTGATCGACTACGTGGTGGCGCATGAACTCAGCCACCTGCGGGTCATGGACCACAGCGCCCAATTCTGGAACACCGTAGCCACCGTAGTCCCCGACTACCAGCAGCTGCGCTCGCAGCTCAAGGACGACGCGATTCCGAAGTGGTGA
- the gmhB gene encoding D-glycero-beta-D-manno-heptose 1,7-bisphosphate 7-phosphatase translates to MKLCILDRDGTINEDSADYVKSPAEWLPLPGALEAIARINHAGWHVVVVTNQSGLGRGLFDVSALNAMHAKMHDMLSAVGGRVDAIFYCPHAPEDNCHCRKPAPGLYEQIADRYGVDLKGMPTVGDSVRDLVAGTTVGCAPHLVLTGKSAGYRGRALPEGLPQGTMVHEDLPAFAHYLVNR, encoded by the coding sequence ATGAAGCTCTGCATTCTCGACCGCGACGGCACCATCAACGAAGACAGTGCAGACTACGTCAAATCGCCCGCTGAGTGGTTGCCGCTGCCGGGGGCTCTGGAGGCCATCGCCCGCATCAACCACGCTGGCTGGCATGTGGTGGTAGTGACCAACCAGTCGGGTCTGGGGCGTGGCCTATTTGATGTGAGCGCGCTCAACGCCATGCACGCCAAGATGCACGACATGCTGTCAGCAGTGGGGGGGCGCGTGGATGCGATCTTCTACTGCCCCCACGCACCAGAAGACAACTGCCACTGCCGCAAGCCAGCACCAGGCTTGTACGAGCAGATTGCCGATCGCTATGGCGTGGATCTCAAGGGCATGCCGACCGTGGGTGACTCGGTGCGTGATCTGGTGGCTGGAACCACCGTAGGCTGCGCACCACACCTGGTGCTGACCGGCAAGTCGGCCGGGTACAGAGGGCGTGCGCTGCCCGAAGGGCTGCCCCAGGGCACCATGGTGCATGAAGACCTGCCTGCGTTTGCCCACTATCTGGTGAATCGGTAG
- the glyS gene encoding glycine--tRNA ligase subunit beta: MTTKNLLVELFVEELPPKALKKLGEAFASVLADSLKSQGLAATDAVVTHFASPRRLGVHVTTVAAQAADKAVSAKLMPVTVGLNAQGEATPALLKKLASLGADASAVAGLKRAMDGKAEALFFESMVTGITLRDGLQKALEESLAKLPIPKVMTYQLDASSGCELPGWSSVSFVRPAHGLVALHGADVVPIQILGLKAGNATTGHRFESKVSPVVIADADSYANTLREQGAVIASFAERRADIVRQLAAAAAKVGNGAHAIEDEALLDEVTALVERPNVLVCSFEYQFLEVPQECLILTMKANQKYFPLLDAAGRLTNQFLVVSNISPEDTSAVIGGNERVVRPRLADAKFFFDQDRKKTLESRVEGLGKVVYHNKLGTQGERSERVRAIATAIAALLGQGGYANTGALSAQADTAARLAKTDLVTDMVGEFPELQGIMGGYYARHDGLGDDIAFAIEDHYKPRFAGDDLPRNDAGLVVALADKLETLVGMFGIGNLPTGDKDPFALRRHALGVIRMLVEKDLPLDLLTLLQSAVPAFGDRITDATPALADFIYDRLAGSLREQGYSAQEVDAVLALRPQRLGDIPKRLLAVRAFAELPESAALAAANKRIGNILKKADDVDAHVSPVLLVESAEKNLFDAMKTVLPVAQARWEAGDYTASLQSLAELRTPVDVFFEDVMVNAEQLDLRLNRLGLLKSLHVAMNRVADLSKLAS; the protein is encoded by the coding sequence ATGACGACAAAAAACCTTCTGGTTGAACTGTTTGTGGAAGAGCTGCCGCCCAAGGCGCTCAAGAAACTGGGCGAAGCGTTTGCTTCCGTACTGGCGGATTCCCTCAAGTCCCAAGGATTGGCCGCAACAGATGCTGTGGTGACACACTTTGCCTCGCCGCGCCGCCTGGGCGTGCACGTGACAACGGTTGCGGCACAGGCGGCAGACAAGGCGGTCTCTGCCAAGCTCATGCCCGTAACCGTGGGCCTGAATGCGCAAGGCGAGGCAACCCCCGCCTTGCTGAAGAAGCTGGCGTCCCTGGGGGCCGATGCCTCTGCGGTCGCAGGCCTGAAGCGCGCCATGGATGGCAAGGCCGAAGCGTTGTTCTTCGAGAGCATGGTGACCGGCATCACACTGCGTGACGGCTTGCAGAAAGCGCTGGAAGAGTCGCTGGCCAAGCTGCCCATCCCTAAGGTCATGACCTACCAGCTGGACGCATCCAGCGGTTGCGAGTTGCCCGGATGGAGCAGCGTGAGCTTTGTGCGCCCCGCCCATGGGCTGGTCGCCCTGCACGGTGCGGATGTGGTTCCCATCCAGATACTGGGCCTCAAGGCCGGCAACGCCACAACAGGCCACCGCTTTGAATCCAAGGTCTCGCCGGTCGTGATTGCCGATGCCGACAGCTACGCCAACACCTTGCGCGAACAAGGTGCCGTGATTGCCAGCTTTGCCGAGCGCCGTGCCGACATCGTGCGACAGCTCGCCGCGGCAGCTGCCAAGGTGGGCAATGGCGCGCATGCCATTGAAGATGAAGCCTTGCTGGACGAAGTCACCGCTCTGGTCGAGCGCCCCAATGTGCTGGTGTGCAGCTTTGAGTACCAGTTCCTGGAAGTGCCCCAGGAGTGCCTGATCCTCACCATGAAGGCGAATCAGAAGTACTTCCCGCTGCTGGACGCCGCAGGCAGGCTCACCAACCAGTTTCTGGTGGTGAGCAACATCAGCCCGGAGGACACCAGTGCCGTCATCGGCGGCAACGAACGCGTAGTTCGTCCGCGACTGGCGGATGCCAAGTTCTTCTTTGACCAGGACCGCAAGAAAACGCTTGAGTCGCGTGTCGAAGGTCTGGGCAAGGTCGTGTACCACAACAAGCTCGGGACTCAGGGTGAGCGCAGCGAGCGGGTGCGCGCCATTGCCACCGCCATTGCCGCACTGCTGGGGCAAGGCGGGTATGCCAACACGGGTGCACTCTCTGCACAGGCTGATACCGCAGCGCGTCTGGCCAAGACCGATCTGGTCACCGACATGGTGGGTGAATTCCCCGAGCTGCAAGGCATCATGGGCGGCTACTACGCACGCCACGATGGATTGGGCGATGACATCGCATTTGCCATCGAAGACCACTACAAGCCCCGCTTTGCCGGCGACGATTTGCCCCGCAATGACGCGGGTCTGGTGGTTGCACTGGCCGACAAGCTGGAGACCCTGGTCGGCATGTTCGGCATCGGCAACCTGCCCACGGGCGACAAGGACCCCTTTGCCCTGCGCCGCCACGCGCTGGGTGTGATCCGCATGCTGGTTGAAAAAGACCTGCCGCTGGACTTGCTGACGCTGCTGCAAAGCGCCGTTCCTGCTTTTGGCGATCGCATCACCGATGCCACGCCCGCACTGGCCGACTTCATCTACGACCGCCTGGCCGGCTCCTTGCGTGAGCAAGGTTACAGCGCGCAGGAAGTGGATGCCGTGCTGGCCCTGCGGCCCCAGCGTCTGGGCGACATTCCCAAGCGTCTGCTTGCGGTGCGCGCTTTTGCCGAACTGCCGGAGAGCGCCGCGCTGGCTGCTGCGAACAAGCGCATCGGAAATATCCTCAAGAAGGCCGACGACGTGGATGCCCACGTCAGCCCGGTGCTGCTGGTGGAGTCCGCCGAGAAGAATCTGTTTGACGCCATGAAGACGGTGTTGCCGGTGGCACAGGCGCGCTGGGAGGCGGGTGACTACACCGCCTCGCTGCAATCGCTGGCCGAGTTGCGCACGCCGGTGGACGTATTCTTTGAAGACGTCATGGTCAACGCCGAGCAGCTTGATCTGCGCTTGAACCGCCTGGGCCTGCTCAAGAGTCTGCACGTGGCGATGAACCGCGTTGCCGACCTCTCCAAGCTGGCCAGCTGA
- the glyQ gene encoding glycine--tRNA ligase subunit alpha — MLTFQQIILRLQDYWDRQGCALLQPYDMEVGAGTSHTATFLRAIGPEPWKAAYVQPSRRPKDGRYGENPNRLQHYYQYQVVLKPAPANILELYLGSLEALGFDLKKNDIRFVEDDWENPTLGAWGLGWEVWLNGMEVTQFTYFQQVGGIDCKPATGEITYGLERLAMYLQGVDNVYNLKWTEGMSYGDVYKQNEVEQSTYNFEHSDADFLFTAFTAHEKQAKHLIEVQLALPAYEQVLKAAHSFNLLDARGAISVTERAAYIGRIRNLARAVAQSYYESRERLGFPMAPREWIEQIAKKAA, encoded by the coding sequence ATGCTTACCTTTCAGCAAATCATCCTTAGACTGCAGGACTATTGGGACCGCCAGGGTTGCGCACTGCTGCAACCCTATGACATGGAAGTCGGCGCGGGCACCTCACACACCGCTACGTTCTTGAGAGCCATTGGTCCCGAGCCTTGGAAGGCGGCCTACGTGCAGCCCAGCCGCCGCCCCAAAGATGGCCGCTACGGCGAAAACCCCAACCGTTTGCAGCACTACTACCAGTATCAGGTGGTGCTCAAGCCTGCGCCTGCCAACATCCTGGAGCTGTATCTGGGTTCACTCGAAGCCCTGGGCTTTGATCTGAAGAAAAACGACATTCGCTTTGTGGAAGACGATTGGGAAAACCCCACGCTGGGTGCCTGGGGCCTGGGCTGGGAAGTTTGGCTCAACGGCATGGAAGTCACCCAGTTCACCTACTTCCAGCAAGTGGGCGGCATTGATTGCAAACCGGCAACCGGTGAGATCACCTATGGGCTGGAGCGCCTGGCCATGTACCTGCAGGGCGTGGACAACGTTTACAACCTGAAGTGGACTGAAGGCATGTCGTACGGCGATGTCTACAAGCAAAACGAAGTGGAGCAATCCACCTACAACTTCGAGCACAGCGACGCCGACTTCCTGTTCACCGCATTCACTGCGCATGAGAAGCAGGCCAAGCATCTGATCGAAGTCCAGCTCGCCCTGCCGGCCTATGAACAGGTTCTCAAGGCGGCGCACAGCTTCAACCTGCTGGATGCGCGCGGTGCGATCAGCGTGACCGAGCGCGCCGCCTATATCGGCCGCATCCGCAACCTGGCACGTGCCGTTGCCCAGAGTTACTACGAGAGCCGTGAGCGCCTGGGATTCCCCATGGCCCCACGCGAATGGATTGAGCAAATTGCCAAGAAGGCTGCATGA
- the lnt gene encoding apolipoprotein N-acyltransferase, whose protein sequence is MVDSPGVAQRSAYALQAALLVLAAAAASLAVCWPFANVGQVGETIWWLQLLSLACLSWVVGRCTTAKQAFGWSFLYTVAWLCATFWWLFVAMHTYGGLPSALALVAVLALAGALSLYYGAAMALCWKLGQGRPAVMALLFAALWTMAEMARGTWLTGFGWGAMAYAHTSGPLSRWIPVVGAYGVGALAAWVAASLALLREAGWWQRVAMVLLLAAGWLPIQADHTSSTGPIRVALLQGNIPQDEKFDAGTGVPLALRWYADHMQQRQADLVLAPETAIPLLPQELPEGYWDALRRQVDQGQSALLTGIPLGDYQRGYTNSVIALQPGAPKAWRYDKHHLVPFGEFIPPLFKWFTRMMNIPLGDFQRGGIGQPSFAWKGQRIAPNICYEDLFGEELGARFIDPALAPTVFANVSNLGWFGDTVAIDQHLQISRMRALEFQRPFLRATNTGATVIMDYRGHVINSLTRLTSGVLEGTVEGRTGTTPFAWWVSRWGLWPLWIVAMVVLLLAWRTAPPARLLSPAP, encoded by the coding sequence ATGGTAGATTCACCCGGCGTAGCCCAACGTTCGGCATACGCCTTGCAGGCCGCACTGCTGGTATTGGCTGCCGCTGCTGCTTCCCTGGCGGTTTGCTGGCCGTTTGCAAACGTGGGCCAAGTTGGCGAAACCATATGGTGGCTGCAGTTGCTCTCCCTAGCCTGCCTGTCATGGGTTGTGGGGCGTTGCACCACAGCCAAACAAGCGTTTGGATGGAGCTTCCTCTACACCGTCGCCTGGCTTTGTGCCACGTTCTGGTGGCTTTTTGTGGCCATGCACACCTACGGAGGGTTGCCATCGGCGCTGGCGCTTGTCGCGGTACTGGCATTAGCAGGGGCGCTAAGTCTGTACTACGGTGCAGCTATGGCGCTGTGCTGGAAGCTGGGGCAAGGACGCCCCGCCGTGATGGCCCTGCTATTCGCCGCCCTCTGGACCATGGCCGAAATGGCTCGCGGAACGTGGCTGACCGGCTTCGGCTGGGGAGCCATGGCCTATGCCCATACCAGCGGTCCGCTGTCCCGCTGGATACCGGTGGTGGGTGCATACGGTGTCGGTGCGCTGGCCGCCTGGGTGGCAGCTTCACTTGCGCTGCTGAGAGAAGCAGGCTGGTGGCAACGCGTCGCCATGGTGCTATTGCTGGCAGCCGGCTGGCTTCCCATTCAAGCGGATCACACCTCCTCCACAGGACCTATCCGGGTCGCCTTGCTGCAAGGCAATATTCCCCAGGATGAAAAATTCGACGCCGGCACCGGAGTTCCGTTGGCCCTGCGTTGGTATGCAGACCACATGCAACAACGCCAGGCGGACTTGGTACTGGCACCCGAAACTGCCATCCCCTTGCTACCTCAGGAGCTGCCCGAGGGCTACTGGGATGCGTTGCGTAGGCAGGTCGACCAGGGACAAAGTGCGCTGCTGACCGGCATACCGCTGGGTGACTACCAGCGCGGCTACACCAACTCGGTCATTGCGCTGCAACCGGGAGCGCCAAAGGCCTGGCGCTACGACAAACACCATCTGGTTCCATTCGGAGAATTCATCCCGCCGCTGTTCAAGTGGTTCACCCGCATGATGAACATACCGCTGGGCGACTTCCAGCGCGGAGGCATAGGACAACCTTCCTTTGCCTGGAAAGGGCAGCGCATCGCGCCCAACATCTGTTACGAAGATTTATTTGGTGAGGAGCTGGGCGCGCGCTTTATCGATCCGGCGCTGGCACCCACCGTATTCGCCAATGTCAGCAACCTGGGCTGGTTTGGCGACACCGTCGCGATAGACCAGCATTTGCAGATATCCCGCATGCGGGCACTGGAATTTCAGCGGCCCTTCTTGCGAGCTACCAACACAGGCGCGACTGTCATCATGGACTATCGCGGCCATGTCATCAACAGCCTGACACGCCTCACTTCGGGTGTGCTTGAAGGTACCGTGGAAGGCCGCACCGGAACCACACCGTTTGCCTGGTGGGTATCGCGCTGGGGCCTGTGGCCGCTGTGGATCGTGGCGATGGTCGTGCTGTTGCTGGCGTGGCGCACGGCACCTCCTGCCAGATTGCTAAGCCCCGCCCCGTAG
- a CDS encoding transporter associated domain-containing protein: MSDPHPARTNEKEDKRTFLQKLAEFIHPGPDSTDELIETLAEAQDNNIIGADSRLMLEGVIRMADMTAGDVMVPATRMDFLDIGSTMDELLHQVIDTGHSRFPVFENERENILGILMAKDLLKLQRAPELNIRALIRPAVFVPESKGLNDLLRDFRGNRNHLAIVIDEFGRVAGLITIEDVLEQIVGEIEDEFDMPDDEGDIFGLPDRSYRVSGDTPIERVNDAFDVTLTSSDPDDHFETIGGLIAHEMGHVPKRGERHSMGGLDFAVLHTKGGAVKWFKVAPSKTPLS; encoded by the coding sequence GTGTCAGACCCCCATCCCGCGCGGACCAATGAAAAGGAAGATAAACGCACCTTTCTCCAAAAGCTGGCTGAGTTCATTCACCCTGGACCCGATTCCACGGATGAACTGATTGAAACGCTGGCCGAAGCACAGGACAACAACATCATTGGCGCAGACTCGCGTCTGATGCTTGAAGGGGTCATTCGCATGGCGGACATGACAGCAGGTGACGTCATGGTGCCCGCGACGCGGATGGATTTTCTGGACATAGGCTCAACGATGGATGAGCTGCTGCACCAGGTGATAGATACCGGCCACTCACGCTTTCCGGTCTTTGAAAATGAACGCGAAAACATCCTGGGCATACTGATGGCCAAGGATCTACTCAAGCTGCAACGCGCGCCGGAACTCAACATCCGCGCACTTATACGACCCGCGGTCTTTGTACCGGAGTCCAAGGGACTCAACGATCTGTTGCGCGACTTTCGGGGTAATCGGAATCACCTCGCCATCGTCATCGACGAATTCGGACGCGTAGCTGGTCTCATCACTATTGAAGATGTGCTGGAGCAAATCGTGGGCGAAATCGAAGACGAATTCGACATGCCCGATGATGAAGGTGACATCTTTGGCCTGCCGGATAGAAGCTATAGAGTGAGTGGAGATACACCGATTGAACGTGTGAATGATGCTTTCGACGTCACTTTGACCAGCAGCGATCCGGACGACCACTTTGAGACCATCGGCGGTCTGATTGCGCATGAAATGGGCCATGTGCCCAAACGCGGCGAACGGCACTCCATGGGTGGGCTTGACTTTGCAGTGCTGCATACCAAAGGTGGAGCAGTGAAGTGGTTCAAAGTCGCACCCTCCAAGACGCCGCTGTCTTGA
- a CDS encoding GNAT family N-acetyltransferase: MIQLAYKFSAIAKVAFSWLRRLMPSGTPIRTLGAHHRERIAAHLLALSAQDRYLRFGYPAQDAQILRYVQGLDFLHDEVLGIYDRQLKLVAVAHLAYGEEASEQCVEFGVSVLKEVRGLGYGARLFARAATHASNLGVRTMFIHALSENAAMLKIARAAGAHVQRDGSESQAYLQLPSSTVYSRFGELLQERIAKADFRLKVRAYQIRSLINSPSEVS, from the coding sequence ATGATTCAACTTGCCTACAAATTCAGCGCGATTGCCAAAGTGGCTTTTTCTTGGCTTCGTCGGTTGATGCCGAGTGGCACTCCCATACGTACGCTGGGAGCACATCACAGGGAGCGTATTGCCGCCCACTTGCTGGCACTGAGCGCACAGGATCGCTATCTGCGCTTTGGGTATCCGGCGCAAGACGCACAGATATTGCGCTACGTACAAGGACTGGATTTTCTGCACGACGAAGTGCTTGGGATCTATGATCGACAGCTGAAACTCGTTGCGGTCGCGCATCTCGCTTACGGAGAAGAGGCTTCAGAACAATGCGTTGAATTTGGCGTGTCCGTTTTGAAGGAAGTTCGCGGCCTGGGATATGGGGCAAGACTGTTCGCTAGGGCCGCCACGCATGCGAGCAATCTAGGCGTGCGGACCATGTTCATACACGCCTTGAGTGAAAACGCCGCTATGCTGAAGATAGCACGGGCTGCAGGCGCCCATGTGCAGAGAGACGGATCCGAATCGCAGGCCTATCTTCAACTGCCATCATCCACTGTGTACAGCCGCTTTGGCGAATTGCTACAAGAGCGAATTGCAAAAGCAGACTTCCGGCTCAAAGTGCGCGCGTATCAGATCCGCTCATTGATTAATTCGCCGAGTGAAGTAAGCTGA
- a CDS encoding chemotaxis response regulator protein-glutamate methylesterase: MSKKITVVVVDDSALVRSLLSEIINRQSDMECIGTANDPLIAREMIRELNPDVITLDIEMPKMDGIEFLGRLMRLRPMPVLMISTLTERGAEITMRALELGAVDFVAKPRIGLVDGINELAGLIVEKVRVAAQAHVRRTVTPAAVPASTPAAKPQNASIGRISTEKLICIGASTGGTEAIKEILVRMPADSPGIVITQHMPPGFTTSFAARLNGLCQISVKEAVNGERILPGHAYIAPGGKQFRIDRSGANYQCVVEDGELVNRHKPSVEVLFKSAARVVGRNAFGIMLTGMGNDGAKAMKEMRDAGSYNFVQDEASCVVFGMPREAILHGAADEVLPLTSIAPALLAKLSGSTDRYRV, encoded by the coding sequence TTGAGCAAGAAGATTACCGTAGTTGTTGTGGACGATTCCGCGCTGGTGCGCAGCTTGTTGTCTGAGATCATCAACCGCCAGTCGGACATGGAGTGCATTGGCACAGCCAACGATCCACTGATCGCACGTGAAATGATTCGTGAACTCAATCCGGACGTGATCACGCTGGATATCGAGATGCCCAAGATGGATGGAATCGAGTTTCTGGGAAGGTTGATGCGCCTGCGTCCCATGCCGGTTCTCATGATCTCTACCCTGACGGAACGCGGCGCCGAGATCACCATGCGCGCTCTGGAGCTGGGCGCGGTGGATTTCGTGGCAAAACCACGGATTGGCTTGGTAGATGGCATTAACGAGCTTGCCGGACTGATCGTCGAAAAGGTACGGGTTGCGGCCCAGGCGCACGTTCGACGTACCGTTACACCGGCGGCCGTGCCCGCTTCTACGCCGGCGGCCAAACCCCAAAACGCGTCCATCGGACGTATTTCCACTGAAAAACTGATCTGTATCGGTGCTTCTACGGGAGGTACGGAGGCCATCAAGGAAATCTTGGTACGGATGCCAGCAGATTCGCCTGGAATTGTCATCACGCAGCACATGCCGCCCGGCTTCACCACCAGTTTTGCAGCCCGGCTCAATGGCTTGTGTCAAATTTCCGTGAAAGAGGCGGTAAATGGTGAGCGGATTCTTCCGGGGCACGCCTACATTGCGCCGGGGGGCAAGCAGTTCCGAATTGACAGAAGCGGGGCCAATTACCAATGTGTCGTGGAAGACGGCGAACTGGTGAATCGCCACAAACCATCTGTCGAGGTGTTATTCAAGTCGGCTGCCCGGGTAGTGGGCCGCAACGCCTTTGGAATCATGCTCACAGGCATGGGTAATGACGGTGCCAAGGCCATGAAAGAGATGCGGGATGCCGGAAGCTACAACTTCGTGCAGGATGAAGCCAGCTGCGTCGTCTTTGGAATGCCGCGCGAAGCCATCTTGCACGGCGCTGCGGACGAGGTATTGCCCTTGACCTCCATAGCGCCGGCATTACTTGCCAAGCTCTCTGGAAGTACTGATCGCTACCGGGTGTGA
- the cheD gene encoding chemoreceptor glutamine deamidase CheD encodes MPAAKTLPNGRVSRVDQLKAQARKPGEASFFYADHHFQYDAVKVLPGEYFVSGEEIVIMTVLGSCIAACLWDGRSRVGGMNHFMLPDGDTGDGSGRYGSFAMELLINEMLKLGARRETMQAKIFGGGQVMAGFTTMNVGERNTQFVQDYLATERIPIVSQDVLDIHPRKVCFFPVTGKALVKRLAHSHPETLAVEERRGNAATVAKSNAGGSVDLF; translated from the coding sequence CACGCAAACCGGGTGAAGCCTCCTTTTTCTATGCAGATCACCACTTTCAGTACGACGCTGTCAAAGTGTTGCCGGGCGAGTACTTCGTCTCCGGCGAGGAAATTGTGATCATGACCGTTCTGGGTTCGTGCATCGCAGCCTGTCTGTGGGATGGAAGGTCACGCGTAGGTGGCATGAACCACTTCATGCTCCCGGACGGTGATACCGGTGACGGGTCCGGTCGCTATGGCTCGTTTGCCATGGAGTTGTTGATCAACGAAATGCTCAAGCTGGGAGCCAGGCGAGAGACCATGCAGGCCAAGATCTTTGGCGGCGGCCAGGTGATGGCCGGATTTACGACCATGAATGTGGGGGAGCGCAATACGCAGTTTGTTCAGGATTACCTGGCTACAGAGCGTATTCCCATCGTCTCACAGGATGTGCTGGATATCCATCCGCGCAAGGTGTGTTTTTTCCCGGTTACGGGCAAGGCGCTGGTCAAACGGCTCGCTCACTCGCACCCTGAAACACTGGCGGTGGAGGAGCGTCGCGGAAATGCGGCCACGGTTGCCAAGTCAAACGCCGGTGGCTCTGTTGATTTGTTTTGA